In the genome of Ptychodera flava strain L36383 chromosome 13, AS_Pfla_20210202, whole genome shotgun sequence, one region contains:
- the LOC139148712 gene encoding tyrosine-protein kinase receptor Tie-1-like — MANKEIAEHIKCGQRMEKPTHCTDEIYSLMLRCWTQSPGNRPTFPEILSEIRRITKNEQVVNLDEYDSELYGTVDDF, encoded by the exons ATGGCTAACAAGGAAATCGCTGAACACATCAAATGCGGCCAACGCATGGAAAAGCCAACCCACTGCACCGACGAAAT ATATTCATTGATGTTACGTTGTTGGACCCAGAGCCCCGGAAACCGACCTACCTTCCCGGAGATCCTCTCAGAAATACGGCGAATCACCAAGAATGAGCAG GTTGTCAACCTTGATGAATATGACAGTGAGTTGTACGGTACCGTGGACGATTTCTAA